TCGGTAATCCGGCAAGCATCGCCGCTTCTGCAAGGGACAATTCACTGGCTCGCTTCGAAAAATATGATTGCGCTGCCGCTTCAACACCGTATGCTCCCAACCCAAAGTACACCGAGTTACAGTATCCTTCGAATATTTTATCCTTGGGAAACATCTGCTCTAATTGCAACGCAAGAAACATCTCTTTAATCTTGCGATCCCATGTCCGCTCAAAGGTGAAAAAGAGATTTTTAATCAATTGCTGCGAGATCGTCGAGCCGCCCTGCATCCGCTTCTTCAGCACCGTCATATTGATCCCGGCGCGCAGTACCGCGATTTTATCGACGCCGGCATGGAGATAGAAATTTTTATCTTCCGCTGCTAAAACTGCTTTCCTGAAATAGGGCGACATTTCATGCAATGCGACCGGAATTCTGCCGTCTAACGAACTCAACCGGCGTCCGGTACGGTCGTAAAACTCAGTCGGCTGTACCGAAGTCAATTGGTTTAAATCATCCGGTAATCGAGGCAACGCGGATGTGAGCCATAGGATGCCCACTGTCGACGCTATCACAACAAGCGTGACAAATACCAGCAGTGCGCTGCGGAGGGAAACCCACATCTTAGCCGCGATCCTCCAGGAACGCAGCGGCAATTGGATTCGGAATGAGATAGGAAATCGAAGTCATGTTCGGATTGGTATATTCTACCCACAACAGCGAATACGTTTCGTCTAATGCTGTAATAGCATAGCGTGAGATGGGGCGGCGGCTCAAAATATCTTCTCCGAAGATACTCCAAAGTAATTTTTGGTCGGCGGCGGATAGCTTCTGGAACTGTGTGGTAAGCTGTTTTCCCGGAAGTGGTTTGATATTCGTACTTGCTTTTGCCAGCGAGTCATTAACCATTTGACCGTGCATCGTCAAGCGAGTCGTCATATCGTTGTTAATCGCAAATCGCTTAAGAATGCGATTCGTCGAAGTAAGAAACGTAAGTTCGATACCCCGCCGCGAAGTAGAAGGACGCACGCGATCAACTTCCAAATTCATCGCCAATTTCTGCCACTCCTCGTCAGGAATTATTGATTCAGACAGATAAGTCGGCAAGCCGTCCCATAACGTAGCAAAACGCGTCAGCGACAAGGTCGTCGGCCGCCCCCGTTGTGCACGCATTAGCCATTGACTTAGTTCGCCGCGGACACCGGTCGTTAATTCCGATACTTCGCTCCTGCCTGCCGCCATCTCTTTCTCGACACCGCTCTGCCATGCCTGCCCGATTAGCGGACGCTCGGCATTATGCACTGCGAGATAACGTCCGACTATCCGCTCCACCACGGAAAACTGCACAATCCCCATTGCAAGAATCGCCGCAATCAGCAGTTTCGCAAAACTGCCGCTACGTTTCTTGGTATCGCTGGAATCGAATGGATTCTTCACGCATTCTCCCACGGAATCGGTCGTTTACCCCGTTTTACCCCAATCCACCACCCACGCATCGCTGCCCGCATCCCGGAAAATCGGTGGACGGAAGCCGCTCCAAACAAACTACTCCAAAATAACAAAAAGAGTAATCCCGGCAATCGCTTCAAAATTGACTGATGGCAAATCCAGCGGGCGAATGCCGCTGTCCGCAATTCGTATTTCTTGGTCGAACCTAACTTGCTCGACGCGCTAACCCGATGAAAAGCGAGAACTTTTCGCACAACATAACATTTTCCCGAATACTGCTTGCGAAGATTGTCCGATAACACAAAATCTTCAACATATAGCGGATACTCACAGTCGAAACCGCCAACTGTATGAAAATACTCACCGGGAACTAATACGCTACAACCGCTGGCAAAATCAGCATTAACTACGGCGCCGTCTTCTTCACCGGCATATCGTCGCCCATTTATGAGATGCTTCCAATTGTAATTCGATCCGAGTCCAAACCACGGAATAACCATTCCGCCATCGTACCACAATTGCACACTTGGCTCTGCAAACGCGATCCACGGCGAGACCGATACCGCATCGAGTGTCGCATCGCCAGCATCCCGTAGTCGCTCAATCGCGTCGACTGGATACCGGACATCATTGTTACTGATAAAGAGCCAACCCGCGCGCCAATTAAAACCGGGTTTGCCATCCCAATCGAAGAGGGCATTGTTACCGCGGGCAAAACCAAGATTCTTTGGTAATTTGTAAACCGATACCCGCTCCCGCCCTTCTACCAATCGTTCCGAACCGTCAGTCGAACCGTTGTCGATGACCAGAATATGATGCGGCGACACTGTTTGCGCTAATAAATCGTCGATGGTATCGACGAGTGTTCGCTTGCCGTTCCAATTCAATACGACCGACAGCACGGGCGCTTTCGCGGCAACTCCCTTACTCACAGCAGCTCCCGCTCCAGCGTATCTACCAAAGCCTCAAATGTCATAGTCTGCATCATTTTCGGAATCGCGATTTTTGCCTTTGCTTTGAGATTCGCATCGAAAAGCCATGCCGATATCGCTTTCGCTAACGCTGCGGGATCGTTGGGCGGCACAATCGCTCCGGTCTCCCCCTCCCGTACTAAGTCGGGCAATCCGCCTACTTTGGTTACCACCGCGGGAACGCCCGCCGCATAAGCAAGCGGCAACACCCCAGTCGACGTCGCATGTAAGTATGGTAATACCGTTACTTGGGCTGTCGCAAACAATTTCGGCACTTCATCGTCCGGCAAATACGAATCGATCCAATGCACCCGATTCCCTAATGTACTCATCTGGGTCCGTAATGCGGTGGAATCACCGTACATCTCACCGGCAACCAAGAGATTTACTTCCGATAATTCCGGTTGCTTCATCGCCTCAAGTAGAACCGGAACCCCTTTATAATCGCGGATCAAACCGAAATAGAGAATCGTCGGTAACGCCGGATCGAGTGGTGTTTGTAGTGGTTTATATTGTTTCCGAAACCGCTCGATATATTCGGGATATGCCGGGGATGGATGCCATGCTGCCTTTCCTTGAAAGCCCGCCTGACGCGCCTGTGCAATCTCCGATTGCCCTAATGTGAGTAGCCCGCTGGCACGCTGCAAAACTTGTTCCGACAAAACATTCGCAAAGGGAAACGCTTCGTGCGGCACCACATTATGACCGATAAGAATTGACTTTGTTCCCTTCGCTACGACAGCGAGATATTGCGGGGCAAAGAACGGATGCCAATACGGCAATAGTACTGCGTCGAATTTTTCACGTCGCAACTGCTTTCGCAATCCCGCCCACTTCCAAAATCCAATCGAATCTAAAATCGGTCGACCGATTTTCTCAGCGGTTACATCGGGGCGATACTGATCGCTGCCGGGAAACAAAAAGCCGGGATAGAGCCGCGAGTAATTCCAGCAATGCGTCTCGTGCCTTGTTTTGAGTACCCGGTAAATCGAATCGGTAAATGCCGCAATGCCGCCACGGTAAGGGGATGCGGGTCCGAAGAGCAACAGTTTCATTCGCGGAATTCGCCGCCATTCCGGAGCGGGTAGCGCTCGTCGCGCTGTTGCGCGGCAATCATTTCACCCAGTAATCCAAGCGAAACCAACTGTACCCCGACGAGAATAAACAGGATGGCAAGTAAGAGGAGGGGACGTTGTCCAATCGGTTGTCCGAATAACTTCAAGATGGTCAAATAAGCGGCGATACCAAACCCGGCAGTGCCAATTACAATGCCGACTCCACCGAATATGTGCGATGGTCGACGGGTGTACCGTTGCAGAAATACGACCGTCAATAAATCGAGAAACCCTTTGAGGAAACGTGACGCACCGTACTTCGTCTTTCCCCATTTCCGGGGATAATGTTGTACTGCCTTTTCTGTGACTCGAAATCCGCGAAGATGAGCCAACACCGGAATGTAGCGGTGCATTTCGCCGTAAATGCGTAGCTCTTTCACTACTTCCTGTCGGTACACTTTTAAGCCGCAATTATAATCGTGCAGCCGTAATCCTGCGACTTTTCCAGTCGCCCAATTGTACAACTTCGATGGCTAGGTTTTCGAGATCGGATCGTGCCGCTTCTGTTTCCAGCCCGACACCAAATCCCAATTCCCTTCTAAAAGCATACTCAGCAAACCCGGCAACTCTTCCGGCGCATCTTGTAAATCGGCGTCCATCGTAAAAACAAACTCGCCAAAAGTATTCTCAAATCCAATTTGTAGTGCCGCGGCTTTTCCGCAATTGTGGCGAAACGAAAACACCCGTACGCGCGCATCCTCACGTGATAATGTTTGTGCCAAAGCTAACGAACCGTCGTTCGAGCCGTCGTCGATAAAAATGAGTTCAAAACTGATTTTGGCTTGATCGAGCGTCGATTGAATCCGCTCTTTCAATTCCCGCAACGTTCCTTCTTCGTTCAAAAAAGGAATGACGATGGAAACGCGGGGGGGCGTTGTCGGTTGTGCGTTCATAGCGGATTTCGCTCTAATTTGAGCCGGACACTTTCCAGTGCCGGATCGAGGGTTAGTGCTCGTTGCCAGCTTTCGCGAGCGCGCGCTTTATCGTTCATGGCTAAGAAGAGATCGCCCAAATGCTCGTGAATTTCGGCATTATCGGGATCGAGTTCACTCGCTTTTTCCAAATCGGTCTTAGCTTCGGAATATTTTTTCTGACCGTAGTAAATCCAGCCACGCGTGTCGTAATAGCTGGCATTATCCGGTTCCGCCTCGACCGCTTGATTTGCCATCGTTAACGCTTTATCCAAATCACGGGTTTGGGTCGCTAACAAATACGCATAATTATTTAGTACTAATGCCGCCGCCGAATCAAGTTCCAGTGCCTTTTGATAAGAAGTTTCCGCTAAAGCGAACTCTTTCAATTCATGAGCAAGAAATCCGAGATCGAGATACAAGTTTAACCGGGTTGAGTCGTTCGCAATCGCTTTTTTGACAATTTCCATTGCTTCGGGATAACGTCGTTGCTGTTGCAACAAACGCGCTTTGAATCCCAACAAATCTACGTCATCGGGAAGAGTTTTCAACCCTTCCGTCAACAATGAATCCGATTTCACCGTATCGTGGGTAACATACGCCAACAGCAGTGAGCTACGCCACGCCCGCGATTGTCTTGGATCGGTCTCGATTGCTTTCTGAAAAAATGTTCGTGCTGCCGTGGTATCGCGATTCCCGAGTGCCGCTTCCCCCGCATCGATCCAACGGTCTGCCAAATTCGGTTCCAGTTCGGCAAGTTTTGTTAATACATCAGAAGCATTCTTCCAATCGCGGTTCATCAGATAGATGCCCGCTAATTTATCACCCCAAGACGCACGCATCCCATACTTCGCAATGCCATCGATATACATTTGTTTCGCGCCATCGCGGTTACCGGAAAGAAAATACATCGCTGCGATTTTTCCGATCGCATCCGGATTCTCTTTCGATAGTTCACGCCACCGCTGCAGCGTCCACCCCATCATCCGGGGATCACGCAGATTAAACGCCACCGAAGACATTAACTCGATGGTTTTCTCGTTATCCGGTTCCAACGACAATGCCCGCTCAATCGTTGTCCGCGCCGCTTGCCCTTCGTTCACCCTCAAGTACAATTCGGTTAGCGCATGATGCATCGAAACACTGTGCGGATCGCGGTCGATTGCCAACCGATACAACGAAATTGCCTGCCAGAAATCGCCCGAAGCTTCCGCCGTAGCTCCCCGGAGAACGTATTCCATCGCGGCATTTGAGGCATCTTCGGATACCACCGGCGGTGCTTTTGCCGGTTTCGTGCGAGCCGGTTTCGTTGACGAACACCCCGACGCAATCAGTGCCAGGAGCGCAAACAAGAGAAATGTGGGCTTCCAACGCATTAATCGCCGCTCCAAATTCGGATCACATCGTGATAACTGACAAACAGCAACATCATCAGCAATACTACTATCCCGACTTGTTGTATTGCCAATTTTACCCGAATCGATATCGGTTTCCGACGTATCGCTTCGATCCAAATCATTACCAAATGCCCGCCATCGAGTACCGGAAACGGTAGAATATTGATGATGCCAACACTGATCGAAATAAGGACAATGAAGCCCCAAAACGACGCCAATCCAGACTTTGCCGTCTCTCCTGACAGTTGCACAATCCCGATTGGACCCACTAACTCCCGTACCGATGCCTGTCCGGTAAACAACTGCTTAAAGCCATATAACGAACCCATCAGTATCGCACTGGCAACCCGGTGTCCGCTCTCAACCCCTTCCCACAACCCAATCGATTCGAAACGGTACTTAGGTGAAATCCCTATAAGCCCAACCTTTTCGCTACCCCCGCTCTCTGTCGGCAACGCTCGTTCGAGTGGAGTGACCACCCCACGCAATGTATCGGTGCCCCGTAGCCATTCGATAGTTAACGGTTTCCCTATCGTGGCATGAATGATTTTCGTAAGATCGTCCCAAGTCGTAATCGGTGAATTCTCTACCGCCAATATCCGGTCGCCCGCCGTTAGACCCAAACTGTCGGCAGGCATACTCTTTTGCACGCCACCGATAATCGGTCCTTCCACGACTGCTTTCCCTTGAGAAACTGCAAGAATAATCGCCACCAGCCATGCAAACACCAGATTCATGATCACACCGGCGGAAATCACCCATGTTTTCTGCCAAACGTTTTTCGACATGAATTCATCAGGTGCCCCGGACACCGCGGATTCCTCATCGTCCATCGATTCGTCGACGATGCCCGCCATCTTGACATAGCCGCCAAACGGAATCATTCCAATTTGGAAATCGGTGCCTTTCCGACGCCATGAGAATAACTTCGGTGGAAATCCAATACTAAAGCGTATGACGCGAATTCCAACCGAACGGGCGGCGATAAAATGTCCCCACTCGTGTACTAACACGATGAGCCCGATAACGATGATAAAAGCACCAATTTTGAACAGGAAATCACCTGCTGCGATTGCGAGCATATTTATCTATTCACTCCGAAATATGGGAAGAAATCCCTTTGACCATTCACGTACTTCGCGATCCAATTCAAATAATTCAGCTACATTGGATATTGTCGCGCCGTCGAATTCATCCAATGCTGTTTCAATCAACCGGGGAATCGCCCTGTAGCCGATTTCCCGCTGTAGAAATGCCGGAACGGCAACTTCATCGGCGGCATTAAACACCGCCGCCATCCCACTACTCCCTGCCATTGCCTGTAGTGCTAAACCTACTGCCGGAAACTTTTCACGGTCAACTTCTTGAAATGTCAAAGTGCCAATCGCTGATAAATCATTCGGAACCCATTCCGATTGCCATCGCTCCGGATAGGATAACGCATATTGAATCGGCAATTTCATATCCGGATTACTTAACTGCGCTTTCATCGAACCGTCGCAATACTCCACCAGCGAATGCACAATCGATTGCGGATGGATTACGACATCAAGCTCGTTGGGCTCTGCATCGAATAACCACTTCGCTTCGATTAACTCTAAACCTTTGTTCACCAGTGTCGACGAATCAATGGTAACTTTCGGTCCCATCTTCCATGTCGGATGCTGTAAAGCGCTTTCCGGTGTTATCTTCGCAAAATCGTCGAGTGGCAAATCACGAAACGGTCCTCCCGACGCGGTAAGTAGTAAACGCTTTACCTGACTGCGGGTTTCCCCAACCAATGCCTGAAAGAGTGCACTGTGCTCTGAATCGACCGGAAGGATTGGTGTTCCCTGCGCTTTCGCCCTTGCCATTACTAAGGCACCGGCGCAAACCAAGGTTTCTTTGTTTGCCAATGCAACTGGTTTCCGGCAATCGAGTGCAGTCAAAGTTGGTTTTACACCAGCCGCCCCCACCAACGCGTTTAATACGATATCGACATCCTCGCGGGAACATAGCGCTGCGACTTCGTCGTCGCCACTTCTCGCTTCGATGCCGCTCCCGCTCAATTCGCGTTGCAAATCGCGGTACGCCGACGCTTGCGCAATCACCGCTAACGTTGCTCCACAGAGCTTGGCGGTAGCCGCTAACTCCGCAGCGTTGCGATATCCGGCGACACAGGTAATACGTAACCGCTCGCGGTGGCGCAACACAACATCTACCGTCGATTTTCCAATCGATCCAGTCGCACCAAGCAATGCAATGCGTTTTACTGCGGTCATGAGAACAAACGGAGCCCATCGGCTCCGTTCCTTCGTACAAGAAATAAATTCATCAGAACGGGAAAAATCCGACGCCAACCATCAAGTTCGGCACAAAACTCGGTTTTTCAAATGTTGAGGAAGGCAAAATCAAACCTCGTAAAGTCGCTTGTAATCCGAACGGAACTGCCGGTGGCTTGACCCTTGCTTGTACCAAAACATGAAAACCGATTTTATTCGAGTTTTTCATCAAATCCGATGCAGAAACAGTTAACTCTTCCGATGCCGACTTCACCATATCTTTGATTAAGTCCGGTCCGACAACTGGCGATTGGATTTGGATACCGGCGCCCGCTCCAGCAAACAAGGCAACACCGGGAACCGAGAACATTTTGTATTTCAAGGTACCACTCAATCCAATCCGCGAGCTCTGCACATCGATATCATCGACAGTGCCCACACCGGATGTTTGACGGGTTAATTGAACAGCATACTTTTTCGAGACATACTCTAAATCGGCTTGGAATTCGTACTTACCCATCCCAGCAACAACGAATAGACCCATTCCACTCGGATTCGCTAATGAGTTGCGAACCAACGTCGATGTAGTACCATCGTCAAGTTGTACTTGCTTGTTCACTAACTCATCGGCTTTCCAATAATCGCCGACATAATTTATACCGATGCCAACCGCTGCAAAAGCTGGAGCAGCGAAGCAAAGCGCTAAGACTAACAATAGGAACCGTTTCATCCGACCTCCACAGTTTGTTTCGCTCGAACGGTAAATCGTTCTGCCATTCGTGACGCTTCTGCCAATTCTTCCTCGGTGATTTGCGAGCGTTCCAACTGATAACCAGCGCTCGAAACAACACCGTACATCCAATCCTGTATCGCTTGTGCACTAACTAATCGACCGCACTCTTCTTCCAACGTCGTCGCAACCGTTTCTTCCAGTGGCTCGTTTTTATTGACATCAATGAACAATTCACTCGCCCGAATTCGGGGAAAGGCTAATCGTAACGAACCATGCTGTAAAGCGGTTTTGGGGTATCGCCGTTGTGCGCTTCCCAACAGTTTCCTGCCCCGACACGCTAACTCGAATCGATTACCGCTTGCAAAACAACCATCAAAATTGGCACCCGGTCGTGCTAACGGCTCTTCAACCAATTCGACCGGAATGTCAAATCCTAACAGCGTATCCAGCCACAGCTCACCTATCCACTGGTACAGCTCCCATAATGCAGGTTTCCCTTCTTCATCGAGTGGAGCTGTAACACTATAGGTTAATACCTGATCGTGAACCACCGCTCGCCCTCCGGTCGGACGACGGCAAACACCCAATCCTAACGAACTCAGTTTATCGAAATCGAGTCGATTTGCTCGCTGATGAAAACCCAATGATACCGTTGCCGGAAGCCAATCGTAAAACCGGAACACCGGCTCTCCCCGTAGAGCGAACAATTCGTCCAACGCCATCTGCACAGCGCCGACACGGGGGACATCATCAATCCAGCGCCAGTGCAACCTACTTAAATTCATCGTCATCATTCAGGCGTTCGTGACTACCGCCGCTGCTGCGACGACCACCACCGATGACTCCACGCTTGGTCGAGGCATAAAAATCAAACACCATCTTGGTTTCCGGTGTTTCCGGAATTTCCTGCTTCGCCCGTTCCAATCCCTGTGTGATGTTCAAACCGCTGCGATACAAAATGCGATATAGTTGATGGAGTAATCGCAACGTCTTGGTATCGAATCCGCGCCGCCGTAATCCGACGACATTTAGATTCGAATAACGCATCGGATCGCCGATTGCCAACACATAGGGCGGCACGTCTTTCGGGACGCGATACCCACCACCGATAAAGCAGTGGGAACCGATGCGGACAAATTGATGAATCGGAACCAAACCGCCGATGTTCACAAAATCACCGATTTCAGTATGACCCGCCATATTCACGCAGTTCGCTAAAATAACATTGTTACCAACGATGCAATCATGGGCAACATGAACATACGCCATCAACATACAGTTGTTGCCGATGGTGGTGATACCGTGAGCTATAGTGCCACGGTTTACAGTCACATATTCGCGAATGACACAATCATTGCCAATTTGTGCAATGGTCGGTTCATTCTTGAATTTTAAATCCTGAGGATCGGTGCCAATGACTGCTCCGTGAGCTATTCGGCAACGTTCGCCAATCCGGGCAGCTCCTGTGATGAGCGCTCCAGTAGCAATCGTGGTATAAGCGCCAATCACCGCACCTTCACTGACAATCGTGTGTGCACCAATTTTTACGCCGTCGTGCAGCTCCGCTTTCGGATCGACGATGGCACTGGGATGAATTTCTATCATTTTCGACTCGCTAACTTACCGTGGTACTGGATTGCGATCGACAATCACCGCCTGCATTTCCGCTTCTGCAACCAGAGTATTTGCTACGTAGGCGGTACCTTTCATTTTACAAATGCCGCGACGGAAATAATTCATCTCTACTTTGATGAAAAGTTGATCGCCCGGCGTTACCGTTCGCTTGAATTTTACATTATCCAAGCCAGTGAAATAGACCAATTTTTCAGACGGATTGTCTGACGAATTTAAAAGCAGGATGCCGCCCACTTGCCCCATTGCTTCAACGATAAGAACCCCTGGCATGATCGGACGACCGGGAAAATGTCCTTGAAAAAACGGTTCGTTGATTGTGACATTCTTCACACCAGTGACAAATTCACCCGGTGTCAGTTCAAGTATTCGATCTACTAACAAGAAAGGGAAGCGATGGGGAAGAATTTTCTCGATGGCTTCGATATCGAAGACGAAATCTCGCGAGGACTTCACTTGATACTTTTTCACCATCTGCTCGGTCTGCTGCATTTTCCGCAGCATTTTTGCCAACTCAACATGAGCGGCATGCCCGGCTCTCGCAGCGAGGATATGTCCGCGAATCGGCATTCCCAACAACGCTAAATCACCGATCAGATCGACGACTTTGTGCCGTACCGGCTCGTTGTAAAACCGTAACTCACTGTTACCAAGAATCCCGTTGTCGCCAATCCCAGTGGTGTCTGGTATACCAAACAATCGCTTGAGTTGACTGAAGTCATGCTCTTTGATGGGACGGTCGATAAAAACCAGTGCGTTATCATACATCCCGCCTTGAATTAATCCACGCTCTTTCAGTTGTTCAACTTCACTCAAAAGACAGAATGTCCGTGCTGCTGCAAAATCTTCAGTGAATTCGCGCTCAAGATCGTACAGCGAGGTGTATTGTGTTCCGATTCCCTTATGATTGTATTCAATCATGTAGGTTACGCGAAACTCATCACTCGGAACGATTACTAAATCAGTGCGAGTCTCATCGTTATGGTATATAACAGGCCGATCAAGTGTAAAATACTGCCGCGGTGCGTCCTGGATAACGATTTGTGCCTGCCGCAGCGCATGAACGAATGGTAACGCCGAACCATCCACTCGCGGCGGTTCCGGCGCATCCAATTCGATTAACAAATTATCGATACCCAGCCCGTAGGCTGCCGACAACACATGCTCTACTGTACTGACTTTCGCTTCACCCCGGGAAAGCGTTGTCCCCCGCTGAATGTCAGTCACATAATCGATGAGAGCAGGAATCGTATCGGAATGCGGTAAATCAACCCGCTTGAAAATCACGCCATGATTAATCGGAGCCGGTTTGAACCGGATCGTGGCTTCACAACCGGTGTGTAGGCCAATTCCGCTTAA
The sequence above is a segment of the bacterium genome. Coding sequences within it:
- the lpxA gene encoding acyl-ACP--UDP-N-acetylglucosamine O-acyltransferase, yielding MIEIHPSAIVDPKAELHDGVKIGAHTIVSEGAVIGAYTTIATGALITGAARIGERCRIAHGAVIGTDPQDLKFKNEPTIAQIGNDCVIREYVTVNRGTIAHGITTIGNNCMLMAYVHVAHDCIVGNNVILANCVNMAGHTEIGDFVNIGGLVPIHQFVRIGSHCFIGGGYRVPKDVPPYVLAIGDPMRYSNLNVVGLRRRGFDTKTLRLLHQLYRILYRSGLNITQGLERAKQEIPETPETKMVFDFYASTKRGVIGGGRRSSGGSHERLNDDDEFK
- a CDS encoding bifunctional UDP-3-O-[3-hydroxymyristoyl] N-acetylglucosamine deacetylase/3-hydroxyacyl-ACP dehydratase — encoded protein: MNIKQRTIQFEIELSGIGLHTGCEATIRFKPAPINHGVIFKRVDLPHSDTIPALIDYVTDIQRGTTLSRGEAKVSTVEHVLSAAYGLGIDNLLIELDAPEPPRVDGSALPFVHALRQAQIVIQDAPRQYFTLDRPVIYHNDETRTDLVIVPSDEFRVTYMIEYNHKGIGTQYTSLYDLEREFTEDFAAARTFCLLSEVEQLKERGLIQGGMYDNALVFIDRPIKEHDFSQLKRLFGIPDTTGIGDNGILGNSELRFYNEPVRHKVVDLIGDLALLGMPIRGHILAARAGHAAHVELAKMLRKMQQTEQMVKKYQVKSSRDFVFDIEAIEKILPHRFPFLLVDRILELTPGEFVTGVKNVTINEPFFQGHFPGRPIMPGVLIVEAMGQVGGILLLNSSDNPSEKLVYFTGLDNVKFKRTVTPGDQLFIKVEMNYFRRGICKMKGTAYVANTLVAEAEMQAVIVDRNPVPR
- the rseP gene encoding RIP metalloprotease RseP, with product MLAIAAGDFLFKIGAFIIVIGLIVLVHEWGHFIAARSVGIRVIRFSIGFPPKLFSWRRKGTDFQIGMIPFGGYVKMAGIVDESMDDEESAVSGAPDEFMSKNVWQKTWVISAGVIMNLVFAWLVAIILAVSQGKAVVEGPIIGGVQKSMPADSLGLTAGDRILAVENSPITTWDDLTKIIHATIGKPLTIEWLRGTDTLRGVVTPLERALPTESGGSEKVGLIGISPKYRFESIGLWEGVESGHRVASAILMGSLYGFKQLFTGQASVRELVGPIGIVQLSGETAKSGLASFWGFIVLISISVGIINILPFPVLDGGHLVMIWIEAIRRKPISIRVKLAIQQVGIVVLLMMLLFVSYHDVIRIWSGD
- the dxr gene encoding 1-deoxy-D-xylulose-5-phosphate reductoisomerase, coding for MTAVKRIALLGATGSIGKSTVDVVLRHRERLRITCVAGYRNAAELAATAKLCGATLAVIAQASAYRDLQRELSGSGIEARSGDDEVAALCSREDVDIVLNALVGAAGVKPTLTALDCRKPVALANKETLVCAGALVMARAKAQGTPILPVDSEHSALFQALVGETRSQVKRLLLTASGGPFRDLPLDDFAKITPESALQHPTWKMGPKVTIDSSTLVNKGLELIEAKWLFDAEPNELDVVIHPQSIVHSLVEYCDGSMKAQLSNPDMKLPIQYALSYPERWQSEWVPNDLSAIGTLTFQEVDREKFPAVGLALQAMAGSSGMAAVFNAADEVAVPAFLQREIGYRAIPRLIETALDEFDGATISNVAELFELDREVREWSKGFLPIFRSE
- a CDS encoding glycosyltransferase family 4 protein, which codes for MKLLLFGPASPYRGGIAAFTDSIYRVLKTRHETHCWNYSRLYPGFLFPGSDQYRPDVTAEKIGRPILDSIGFWKWAGLRKQLRREKFDAVLLPYWHPFFAPQYLAVVAKGTKSILIGHNVVPHEAFPFANVLSEQVLQRASGLLTLGQSEIAQARQAGFQGKAAWHPSPAYPEYIERFRKQYKPLQTPLDPALPTILYFGLIRDYKGVPVLLEAMKQPELSEVNLLVAGEMYGDSTALRTQMSTLGNRVHWIDSYLPDDEVPKLFATAQVTVLPYLHATSTGVLPLAYAAGVPAVVTKVGGLPDLVREGETGAIVPPNDPAALAKAISAWLFDANLKAKAKIAIPKMMQTMTFEALVDTLERELL
- a CDS encoding glycosyltransferase, with product MNAQPTTPPRVSIVIPFLNEEGTLRELKERIQSTLDQAKISFELIFIDDGSNDGSLALAQTLSREDARVRVFSFRHNCGKAAALQIGFENTFGEFVFTMDADLQDAPEELPGLLSMLLEGNWDLVSGWKQKRHDPISKT
- a CDS encoding lipoate--protein ligase family protein, encoding MMTMNLSRLHWRWIDDVPRVGAVQMALDELFALRGEPVFRFYDWLPATVSLGFHQRANRLDFDKLSSLGLGVCRRPTGGRAVVHDQVLTYSVTAPLDEEGKPALWELYQWIGELWLDTLLGFDIPVELVEEPLARPGANFDGCFASGNRFELACRGRKLLGSAQRRYPKTALQHGSLRLAFPRIRASELFIDVNKNEPLEETVATTLEEECGRLVSAQAIQDWMYGVVSSAGYQLERSQITEEELAEASRMAERFTVRAKQTVEVG
- a CDS encoding tetratricopeptide repeat protein; translation: MRWKPTFLLFALLALIASGCSSTKPARTKPAKAPPVVSEDASNAAMEYVLRGATAEASGDFWQAISLYRLAIDRDPHSVSMHHALTELYLRVNEGQAARTTIERALSLEPDNEKTIELMSSVAFNLRDPRMMGWTLQRWRELSKENPDAIGKIAAMYFLSGNRDGAKQMYIDGIAKYGMRASWGDKLAGIYLMNRDWKNASDVLTKLAELEPNLADRWIDAGEAALGNRDTTAARTFFQKAIETDPRQSRAWRSSLLLAYVTHDTVKSDSLLTEGLKTLPDDVDLLGFKARLLQQQRRYPEAMEIVKKAIANDSTRLNLYLDLGFLAHELKEFALAETSYQKALELDSAAALVLNNYAYLLATQTRDLDKALTMANQAVEAEPDNASYYDTRGWIYYGQKKYSEAKTDLEKASELDPDNAEIHEHLGDLFLAMNDKARARESWQRALTLDPALESVRLKLERNPL
- a CDS encoding glycosyltransferase family 2 protein — protein: MSKGVAAKAPVLSVVLNWNGKRTLVDTIDDLLAQTVSPHHILVIDNGSTDGSERLVEGRERVSVYKLPKNLGFARGNNALFDWDGKPGFNWRAGWLFISNNDVRYPVDAIERLRDAGDATLDAVSVSPWIAFAEPSVQLWYDGGMVIPWFGLGSNYNWKHLINGRRYAGEEDGAVVNADFASGCSVLVPGEYFHTVGGFDCEYPLYVEDFVLSDNLRKQYSGKCYVVRKVLAFHRVSASSKLGSTKKYELRTAAFARWICHQSILKRLPGLLFLLFWSSLFGAASVHRFSGMRAAMRGWWIGVKRGKRPIPWENA